The Vigna unguiculata cultivar IT97K-499-35 chromosome 6, ASM411807v1, whole genome shotgun sequence genome contains a region encoding:
- the LOC114188410 gene encoding uncharacterized protein LOC114188410 — MVSTRAAVDHNSVAAEMQREMNRQLEELRRKNEEELNALREENQRMRAQIEQNPPHREESHSNEEGGDGTGRDESRAQTTTNQTEARPRAARRHPFVDGIMEAELPARWKGLTISQYDGTTDLEEHVDVFTTQAGLYTSDDAILYRVFPTSLKGPALNWFTRLPPNSIDCFDTLATRFGIQFATSKPHHLTSLALVNIRQEKGESLREFMDRFGKISLNISNLNPEVAMHHLITALKHGPFVDSLCKKPVNNLDELRTRATKFMQMEELKEFHNTTRSDAQEKRHHDRERALAPRSGHRFKDSRQPKYNRYTPLVSNRARILEEALNTDLITAPRRAPTPPNAETTKHCRYHRNYGHTTEECFTLKDKIEELIGRAPKKICKTGRRGILLKGRTRKTLRGATTKDVRVPR; from the coding sequence ATGGTGTCGACAAGGGCAGCAGTCGATCATAATTCAGTAGCAGCGGAGATGCAACGAGAGATGAACCGCCAGTTGGAAGAGTTAAGGCGCAAGAACGAGGAAGAATTGAACGCCCTGAGAGAGGAGAACCAACGGATGCGAGCGCAAATTGAGCAGAATCCCCCCCACAGGGAGGAATCCCATAGCAATGAAGAGGGAGGGGATGGTACCGGACGAGACGAGTCCAGAGCACAAACCACCACCAACCAAACAGAAGCAAGGCCCAGAGCAGCCAGACGCCACCCCTTTGTGGACGGGATCATGGAAGCAGAACTTCCCGCGCGATGGAAGGGGTTAACTATAAGTCAGTACGATGGCACTACTGATCTAGAGGAGCACGTGGACGTCTTCACCACCCAGGCAGGGTTGTATACCTCGGACGACGCAATCCTCTATCGTGTTTTCCCAACATCCCTAAAAGGGCCTGCACTCAATTGGTTCACACGGTTGCCACCCAACTCTATCGACTGTTTCGATACGTTGGCCACCCGTTTCGGCATACAGTTTGCCACTAGTAAGCCACACCACCTTACTTCTCTGGCACTGGTAAATATACGACAGGAAAAAGGAGAGTCTCTGCGGGAGTTTATGGACCGATTCGGAAAGATATCCTTGAATATCTCTAATTTGAATCCTGAGGTCGCCATGCACCACCTTATCACAGCACTAAAGCATGGCCCTTTTGTTGACAGTCTATGCAAGAAGCCCGTAAACAATCTAGACGAACTTCGGACCAGGGCCACTAAATTCATGCAGATGGAGGAATTGAAAGAATTTCACAATACAACTCGATCGGACGCACAGGAGAAAAGGCACCATGATAGGGAGCGAGCGTTAGCACCTCGATCCGGCCACAGGTTCAAAGACTCTAGGCAGCCGAAATACAACAGGTACACACCACTCGTGTCCAACAGGGCAAGAATTCTGGAAGAAGCACTGAACACCGATCTAATAACAGCCCCTCGAAGGGCCCCGACTCCCCCGAACGCCGAGACCACCAAGCATTGTCGGTATCACCGAAATTATGGGCACACAACAGAGGAATGCTTTACCTTGAAAGacaaaatcgaggaactgataGGCAGGGCACCTAAGAAGATTTG